Proteins from a genomic interval of Nematostella vectensis chromosome 5, jaNemVect1.1, whole genome shotgun sequence:
- the LOC5503092 gene encoding uncharacterized protein LOC5503092, with the protein MGHAVSKSSRGAESFYDISSEVNTEQRAAPSGSDHSHILLTPESLKKQLESAKSWPGVYGTVLGSEFSAAAQQLFTLATNIMTELSNGGKYYQAEEIADSVVGLVKSWGPHVSECLKIRSYVREVIPVQMADASYEVYAGEYFSPVPFYEDNHLLKLFYFHVKDTCYKRRVISYYLECSSVVQALFVLGFVVTDRHVQVVSYDRTKPSYWVVRQDVLNDCQTRINSLAISHQGNNE; encoded by the coding sequence ATGGGTCACGCTGTGTCAAAGTCATCACGGGGCGCGGAGAGTTTTTATGATATCAGTTCTGAAGTTAATACTGAGCAACGCGCTGCACCTTCCGGATCTGATCATTCGCATATTCTGCTGACCCCTGAATCACTGAAAAAGCAGCTTGAATCGGCAAAGAGCTGGCCCGGCGTCTATGGCACTGTGTTGGGATCAGAATTCAGCGCTGCAGCACAGCAGCTTTTTACTTTGGCGACGAATATCATGACTGAGTTGTCAAACGGCGGCAAGTATTACCAGGCGGAGGAAATAGCAGACAGTGTGGTCGGACTAGTGAAGTCATGGGGCCCGCATGTGTCCGAGTGTCTCAAAATCCGTTCATATGTCAGGGAGGTGATTCCAGTACAAATGGCTGACGCCTCGTATGAAGTATACGCCGGGGAATACTTCAGCCCAGTACCATTTTACGAGGATAACCATCTGCTCAAATTATTCTACTTTCACGTGAAAGACACGTGCTATAAGCGTCGCgttatttcttattatctGGAGTGTAGCAGTGTCGTACAGGCGCTGTTTGTGTTGGGTTTCGTGGTGACTGATCGACACGTGCAAGTTGTCTCGTATGACCGAACCAAGCCTTCGTACTGGGTCGTCAGACAGGACGTACTGAACGATTGTCAAACAAGAATAAACAGCCTAGCGATATCGCATCAAGGCAATAACGAATAG